In one Dermacentor variabilis isolate Ectoservices chromosome 4, ASM5094787v1, whole genome shotgun sequence genomic region, the following are encoded:
- the LOC142579532 gene encoding uncharacterized protein LOC142579532 isoform X1 codes for MSRKDNALSIVPAMVRSVSVGILVLVGVVLLARASASAPANFETESWDRDRQNAAYDSSLTPDEDYLLSLLRSRSSNFDVMPKRSRGMLDFGMTRGASGAKAAKARLGLKLANDPFGPGR; via the exons CGCTGTCCATAGTGCCAGCCATGGTGCGTTCCGTGAGTGTCGGCATCCTGGTCCTCGTCGGAGTGGTGCTGCTCGCCAGGGCATCTGCCTCCGCTCCCGCCAATTTCGAGACCGAGTCCTG GGACCGGGATCGTCAAAACGCTGCGTACGACTCATCTCTGACTCCTGACGAGGACTACCTTCTGAGCTTGCTAAGGAGTCGATCCAG CAACTTCGACGTCATGCCGAAGAGGTCCCGCGGCATGCTCGACTTCGGGATGACGCGAGGAGCGTCTGGCGCCAAGGCCGCCAAGGCTCGATTAGGACTCAAGCTGGCCAACGATCCCTTTGGGCCCGGACGCTGA
- the LOC142579532 gene encoding uncharacterized protein LOC142579532 isoform X2: MVRSVSVGILVLVGVVLLARASASAPANFETESWDRDRQNAAYDSSLTPDEDYLLSLLRSRSSNFDVMPKRSRGMLDFGMTRGASGAKAAKARLGLKLANDPFGPGR, from the exons ATGGTGCGTTCCGTGAGTGTCGGCATCCTGGTCCTCGTCGGAGTGGTGCTGCTCGCCAGGGCATCTGCCTCCGCTCCCGCCAATTTCGAGACCGAGTCCTG GGACCGGGATCGTCAAAACGCTGCGTACGACTCATCTCTGACTCCTGACGAGGACTACCTTCTGAGCTTGCTAAGGAGTCGATCCAG CAACTTCGACGTCATGCCGAAGAGGTCCCGCGGCATGCTCGACTTCGGGATGACGCGAGGAGCGTCTGGCGCCAAGGCCGCCAAGGCTCGATTAGGACTCAAGCTGGCCAACGATCCCTTTGGGCCCGGACGCTGA